In the genome of Ornithorhynchus anatinus isolate Pmale09 chromosome 9, mOrnAna1.pri.v4, whole genome shotgun sequence, one region contains:
- the CRLS1 gene encoding cardiolipin synthase (CMP-forming) — translation MLAGWLGRGAWGVLKGGRRAWGGPAPPCRSGLLPPRCRPFPPLLLPGPGRCAQGASADRDGRGPEPRRAPAQTAFNLYENPWTIPNFLSLARIGLAPVLGYLIIEEDFNVALGVFALAGITDLLDGFIARNWANQKSALGSALDPLADKILISILYVSLTCADLIPVPLTYMIISRDIVLIAAVFYIRYRTLSPPRTLSRYFNPCYATARLKPTFISKVNTAVQLILVAASLAAPVFNYVDSIYLQILWCITAFTTTASAYSYYHYGRKTVQVIKSLQRD, via the exons ATGCTGGCCGGCTGGCTGGGCCGGGGGGCCTGGGGCGTCCTGAAGGGAGGCCGGCGGGCCTGGGGAGGCCCCGCTCCGCCCTGCCGCTCGGGCCTCCTCCCTCCGCGctgccgccccttccccccgctcctGCTCCCGGGGCCCGGACGTTGTGCGCAAGGTGCGAGCGCCGATCGGGACGGACGCGGCCCCGAACCCCGACGGGCGCCCGCACAGACCGCTTTTAACTTG taTGAAAATCCGTGGACAATCCCAAATTTCTTATCACTGGCAAGAATTGGGTTGGCCCCGGTTCTGGGCTATTTGATTATTGAAGAAGACTTTAATGTGGCactaggagtttttgctttagcTGGAATAACGGATTTG CTGGATGGATTTATTGCTAGAAATTGGGCCAATCAGAAATCTGCTTTGGGAAGTGCCCTTGACCCGCTTGCTGATAAAATACTTATCAGTATCCTCTATGTCAGCCTGACTTGTGCAGATCTTATTCCAG TTCCACTCACATACATGATTATTTCAAGAGACATCGTCTTAATTGCTGCCGTATTTTATATCAGATACAGAACTCTGTCACCACCA CGAACACTTTCTAGATACTTCAATCCCTGCTATGCCACTGCTAGGTTAAAACCAACATtcatcagcaag GTGAACACAGCAGTTCAGTTAATCCTAGTGGCAGCATCTTTAGCAGCTCCAGTTTTCAATTATGTTGACAGCATTTATCTCCAGATACTTTG GTGCATTACAGCTTTCACcacaactgcatcagcctacagttattatcattatggccgGAAAACCGTGCAGGTAATCAAGAGCCTCCAGCGTGATTAG